The following proteins are co-located in the Arctopsyche grandis isolate Sample6627 chromosome 3, ASM5162203v2, whole genome shotgun sequence genome:
- the MED25 gene encoding mediator complex subunit 25 isoform X4: MVVCVPDSFQSEVIFVIEGTAINGAYLNDLKTSYIIPTLEYFKQGSAEGESNENGAAFGAVIYRASDCPPAPPVYSLGPYAAPQRLLAALDKLELIGGRGESHASIAEGLATALSCFDELAAMRGVGGAIEGSGADGASSPTGGSTGVVVPNRPCRHALLVASSPPYAMPAQECHPYAGNTAEQLAVMLHERGISLSILSPRKIPALFRLFEKAGGDLTASQTKNYAKDPRHLVLLKGFSLKERPLSPVPPMSGASSAVNLPSPQTIQQNVGDTLVSQQQQQQQQQQQQQQQITLGQSQANQMNRQMGVGPNQMGVGPNQMAMAPNQMGVNQNQMGQMGVGPNQMGVGPNQMNMGPNQMGVGPNQIAVGSNQMAMGPNQMGQMGPGGMMSQGMGQIQGMGMVMGRGMSPHLAGTPQQFSQGPPPVYHPTQQHQAAVRGPRWMGAAGGPRAAFPGATGAQPSALLSQLSSPPQPPTHHPMSHHMPNHQGMAPQQHALRMQQMLGVAQQQQQQQQQQQQQQQQQQQQQQQQQQQQQQQQQQQQQQQQQQQQPQTGQQPGQQQVVSTPQQQQQQQQQQQQQQQQQQQQQQQQQQQQQQQQQQQQQQQQQQQQQQGQVVPGGQAGATPASAAVPNAGIGGASGRTYIWQGVLEWVEKGKTPNDQQKLTRQVPFQVSANCRNGEPEIKADSWPSKLIMQIMPKQLIGNIGGHYLKDSKSVLFHPQQNEALESLTKVMVGGFAGCVHFTPVSPASCDIKVLILLYTPEKKAYLGFIPNNQATFVDRLKKVIQEQKMTQMMAKQRQGTVGTGAPGLQDTPTSQPETSLSQGNIMMSQTNTMAMGGGQLAQSGAPQLQSKLTGQLQGMQAGGAGRGAGAPSGPQPGAPGQQQRSGYGAQHIEAARQQNLEKIMQLQQTLEAAQQQEAQYKSQMEIINNVRQIQDSLHVAQQQEHHFKQMEAQLMQMSRAGGAANQGTGAMGQNPSLMVQGQVPMSQSQVSMGQNQVVMGQSQVGIGQNQVGMGQSQVGMGQSQVGMGQNQVGMGQSQVGMGGPNQVGMGQGQVGMAQSQVGMGQGAIGMMSQGPGSAPGQQQQVPTGGSMGNAPGNRMMRPVMSSNPGLRHLLQQQPQYRPGSGLGGQRPPQSQQSSQPFDENSFNLF, from the exons ATGGTGGTCTGCGTGCCGGACTCGTTCCAATCGGAGGTCATCTTCGTGATTGAAGGTACTGCAATTAATGGGGCGTACCTCAACGATCTGAAGACAAGCTATATAATTCCCACGCTCGA ATACTTTAAGCAAGGTTCAGCTGAAGGGGAGAGCAATGAGAACGGAGCTGCCTTCGGAGCCGTCATATATCGAGCGTCGGATTGTCCTCCAGCTCCTCCCGTATATTCATTGGGTCCTTATGCGGCCCCCCAACGCTTGCTAGCTGCCCTAGACAAATTAGA GCTGATCGGAGGCCGTGGCGAGTCTCATGCGAGCATAGCTGAAGGTTTGGCGACGGCTTTGAGTTGTTTCGACGAATTGGCTGCGATGCGAGGAGTTGGCGGTGCTATCGAAGGTTCTGGAGCTGATGGGGCCTCATCGCCGACTGGTGGAAGCACCGGAGTCGTCGTGCCGAATAGACCTTGTCGGCACGCTCTGCTGGTTGCTAGTTCTCCCCCGTACGCCATGCCCGCTCAAGAATGTCATCCCTACGCTGGTAATACAGCCGAGCAGTTAGCCGTTATGCTGCACGAG AGGGGAATAAGCTTGTCTATTCTCTCGCCACGAAAAATTCCCGCACTCTTCCGTCTTTTCGAAAAAGCTGGCGGTGACTTGACGGCTTCGCAGACGAAAAACTATGCCAAAGATCCCCGACATTTAGTTTTGCTTAAAGGATTCAG TTTGAAAGAAAGACCGTTGAGTCCTGTGCCTCCAATGTCAGGAGCATCTTCAGCCGTCAATCTGCCGTCTCCACAGACGATACAACAGAACGTTGGAGACACATTGGTGTctcagcaacaacaacaacaacaacaacagcagcagcagcagcaacag ATAACCCTCGGACAGTCTCAAGCGAACCAGATGAACCGTCAGATGGGAGTGGGGCCGAACCAGATGGGCGTGGGGCCGAATCAGATGGCGATGGCGCCTAATCAGATGGGTgtgaatcaaaatcaaatggGCCAGATGGGAGTGGGGCCGAACCAGATGGGCGTGGGACCCAATCAGATGAACATGGGACCGAATCAGATGGGCGTCGGTCCCAATCAGATAGCCGTCGGCTCCAATCAAATGGCCATGGGGCCGAACCAAATGGGACAGATGGGTCCGGGTGGCATGATGTCGCAGGGCATGGGACAGATTCAAG GTATGGGGATGGTGATGGGACGCGGGATGTCGCCACATTTAGCCGGAACCCCCCAGCAGTTCTCTCAGGGTCCGCCTCCTGTGTATCATCCGACGCAGCAGCATCAG GCTGCTGTGCGAGGTCCTCGATGGATGGGCGCGGCCGGGGGTCCCCGAGCTGCTTTTCCCGGTGCCACCGGCGCCCAGCCCAGCGCTCTGCTCTCGCAGTTGTCGTCGCCGCCTCAGCCACCTACGCATCACCCCATGTCTCACCACATGCCGAACCATCAAG GCATGGCGCCACAACAACACGCACTTCGTATGCAACAAATGTTGGGTGTAGCtcaacagcagcagcaacagcagcaacagcagcagcagcagcaacagcagcagcagcagcagcagcaacaacagcagcagcagcagcagcagcaacaacaacaacagcagcagcagcaacaacaacaacaacaaccacAAACTGGACAACAGCCCGGTCAACAGCAAGTCGTTTCTACTCctcagcaacagcaacagcaacaacagcagcaacagcaacaacaacagcaacagcaacaacaacaacagcaacaacaacaacaacagcagcaacaacagcagcagcaacaacaacagcagcagcagcagcagcaacagcaaG GTCAAGTTGTACCCGGAGGACAGGCAGGAGCGACTCCAGCATCAGCAGCAGTGCCAAATGCCGGTATTGGAGGAGCGAGCGGTCGCACGTACATATGGCAAGGtgtgctggagtgggttgaAAAAGGCAAAACTCCAAACGACCAACAGAAACTCACTCGTCAAGTGCCGTTTCAAGTATCTGCCAATTGTCGCAACGGAGAGCCCGAAAT CAAAGCTGATTCTTGGCCCTCTAAGTTGATAATGCAGATAATGCCCAAACAGCTCATCGGCAACATTGGCGGCCACTATCTGAAAGATTCAAAGTCGGTGCTGTTTCATCCGCAGCAGAACGAAGCTTTGGAATCGCTCACCAAAGTGATGGTCGGAGGCTTT GCTGGCTGTGTTCATTTCACTCCTGTGTCTCCGGCGTCGTGCGACATCAAAGTGCTCATCCTGTTGTACACTCCGGAGAAGAAGGCGTACTTGGGATTCATTCCGAACAATCAGGCGACTTTTGTCGATAGGTTAAAGAAGGTTATCCAGGAGCAAAAAATGACGCAAATGATGGCCAAACAAAGACag GGGACCGTTGGTACAGGTGCGCCTGGTTTGCAAGATACACCCACGTCCCAGCCGGAAACCTCTCTTTCG CAGGGTAATATTATGATGTCTCAAACGAACACGATGGCGATGGGAGGTGGCCAGTTGGCTCAATCCGGTGCTCCGCAGTTGCAGTCCAAGCTCACCGGTCAACTACAG GGTATGCAGGCTGGAGGTGCAGGTCGAGGCGCGGGAGCTCCCAGCGGTCCTCAGCCCGGAGCTCCGGGTCAACAGCAAAGATCTGGCTACGGCGCCCAGCACATAGAAGCTGCACGTCagcaaaatttggaaaaaattatgCAG CTTCAGCAAACCTTGGAAGCTGCTCAGCAGCAGGAAGCGCAGTATAAAAGTCAGATGGAAATAATTAACAACGTGCGACAAATCCAGGATAGTCTTCATGTCGCTCAGCAGCAAGAGCATCATTTCAAACAGATGGAG GCGCAGCTGATGCAGATGAGTCGAGCGGGCGGCGCTGCGAATCAGGGTACGGGCGCAATGGGGCAAAATCCCAGCCTCATGGTCCAAGGCCAGGTACCGATGAGTCAGAGCCAAGTGTCGATGGGGCAGAATCAAGTGGTGATGGGGCAGAGCCAAGTGGGAATCGGTCAGAACCAAGTGGGCATGGGGCAGAGCCAAGTGGGGATGGGTCAGAGTCAAGTCGGTATGGGACAGAATCAAGTGGGAATGGGGCAGAGCCAAGTGGGGATGGGGGGCCCGAATCAGGTCGGCATGGGCCAGGGGCAGGTGGGGATGGCGCAGAGTCAGGTCGGCATGGGCCAGGGTGCGATCGGTATGATGTCGCAGGGGCCGGGATCGGCGCCGGGACAGCAGCAGCAGGTGCCTACCG GTGGCTCCATGGGCAATGCACCCGGTAATCGAATGATGCGACCCGTGATGTCTAGCAATCCCGGACTGAGACATCTCTTGCAGCAG CAGCCGCAGTATCGTCCCGGAAGTGGTCTCGGCGGACAACGACCTCCTCAATCTCAACAATCTTCGCAGCCATTCGATGAGAATTCGTTCAATCTGTTCTAA
- the MED25 gene encoding mediator complex subunit 25 isoform X1, whose product MVVCVPDSFQSEVIFVIEGTAINGAYLNDLKTSYIIPTLEYFKQGSAEGESNENGAAFGAVIYRASDCPPAPPVYSLGPYAAPQRLLAALDKLELIGGRGESHASIAEGLATALSCFDELAAMRGVGGAIEGSGADGASSPTGGSTGVVVPNRPCRHALLVASSPPYAMPAQECHPYAGNTAEQLAVMLHERGISLSILSPRKIPALFRLFEKAGGDLTASQTKNYAKDPRHLVLLKGFSLKERPLSPVPPMSGASSAVNLPSPQTIQQNVGDTLVSQQQQQQQQQQQQQQQMANANQMGVATVQITLGQSQANQMNRQMGVGPNQMGVGPNQMAMAPNQMGVNQNQMGQMGVGPNQMGVGPNQMNMGPNQMGVGPNQIAVGSNQMAMGPNQMGQMGPGGMMSQGMGQIQGVGMQFRPGQAQGMGMVMGRGMSPHLAGTPQQFSQGPPPVYHPTQQHQAAVRGPRWMGAAGGPRAAFPGATGAQPSALLSQLSSPPQPPTHHPMSHHMPNHQGMAPQQHALRMQQMLGVAQQQQQQQQQQQQQQQQQQQQQQQQQQQQQQQQQQQQQQQQQQQQPQTGQQPGQQQVVSTPQQQQQQQQQQQQQQQQQQQQQQQQQQQQQQQQQQQQQQQQQQQQQQGQVVPGGQAGATPASAAVPNAGIGGASGRTYIWQGVLEWVEKGKTPNDQQKLTRQVPFQVSANCRNGEPEIKADSWPSKLIMQIMPKQLIGNIGGHYLKDSKSVLFHPQQNEALESLTKVMVGGFAGCVHFTPVSPASCDIKVLILLYTPEKKAYLGFIPNNQATFVDRLKKVIQEQKMTQMMAKQRQGTVGTGAPGLQDTPTSQPETSLSQGNIMMSQTNTMAMGGGQLAQSGAPQLQSKLTGQLQGMQAGGAGRGAGAPSGPQPGAPGQQQRSGYGAQHIEAARQQNLEKIMQLQQTLEAAQQQEAQYKSQMEIINNVRQIQDSLHVAQQQEHHFKQMEAQLMQMSRAGGAANQGTGAMGQNPSLMVQGQVPMSQSQVSMGQNQVVMGQSQVGIGQNQVGMGQSQVGMGQSQVGMGQNQVGMGQSQVGMGGPNQVGMGQGQVGMAQSQVGMGQGAIGMMSQGPGSAPGQQQQVPTGGSMGNAPGNRMMRPVMSSNPGLRHLLQQQPQYRPGSGLGGQRPPQSQQSSQPFDENSFNLF is encoded by the exons ATGGTGGTCTGCGTGCCGGACTCGTTCCAATCGGAGGTCATCTTCGTGATTGAAGGTACTGCAATTAATGGGGCGTACCTCAACGATCTGAAGACAAGCTATATAATTCCCACGCTCGA ATACTTTAAGCAAGGTTCAGCTGAAGGGGAGAGCAATGAGAACGGAGCTGCCTTCGGAGCCGTCATATATCGAGCGTCGGATTGTCCTCCAGCTCCTCCCGTATATTCATTGGGTCCTTATGCGGCCCCCCAACGCTTGCTAGCTGCCCTAGACAAATTAGA GCTGATCGGAGGCCGTGGCGAGTCTCATGCGAGCATAGCTGAAGGTTTGGCGACGGCTTTGAGTTGTTTCGACGAATTGGCTGCGATGCGAGGAGTTGGCGGTGCTATCGAAGGTTCTGGAGCTGATGGGGCCTCATCGCCGACTGGTGGAAGCACCGGAGTCGTCGTGCCGAATAGACCTTGTCGGCACGCTCTGCTGGTTGCTAGTTCTCCCCCGTACGCCATGCCCGCTCAAGAATGTCATCCCTACGCTGGTAATACAGCCGAGCAGTTAGCCGTTATGCTGCACGAG AGGGGAATAAGCTTGTCTATTCTCTCGCCACGAAAAATTCCCGCACTCTTCCGTCTTTTCGAAAAAGCTGGCGGTGACTTGACGGCTTCGCAGACGAAAAACTATGCCAAAGATCCCCGACATTTAGTTTTGCTTAAAGGATTCAG TTTGAAAGAAAGACCGTTGAGTCCTGTGCCTCCAATGTCAGGAGCATCTTCAGCCGTCAATCTGCCGTCTCCACAGACGATACAACAGAACGTTGGAGACACATTGGTGTctcagcaacaacaacaacaacaacaacagcagcagcagcagcaacag ATGGCGAACGCCAATCAAATGGGTGTGGCGACCGTTCAGATAACCCTCGGACAGTCTCAAGCGAACCAGATGAACCGTCAGATGGGAGTGGGGCCGAACCAGATGGGCGTGGGGCCGAATCAGATGGCGATGGCGCCTAATCAGATGGGTgtgaatcaaaatcaaatggGCCAGATGGGAGTGGGGCCGAACCAGATGGGCGTGGGACCCAATCAGATGAACATGGGACCGAATCAGATGGGCGTCGGTCCCAATCAGATAGCCGTCGGCTCCAATCAAATGGCCATGGGGCCGAACCAAATGGGACAGATGGGTCCGGGTGGCATGATGTCGCAGGGCATGGGACAGATTCAAGGTGTCGGTATGCAATTCCGACCCGGTCAAGCTCAGG GTATGGGGATGGTGATGGGACGCGGGATGTCGCCACATTTAGCCGGAACCCCCCAGCAGTTCTCTCAGGGTCCGCCTCCTGTGTATCATCCGACGCAGCAGCATCAG GCTGCTGTGCGAGGTCCTCGATGGATGGGCGCGGCCGGGGGTCCCCGAGCTGCTTTTCCCGGTGCCACCGGCGCCCAGCCCAGCGCTCTGCTCTCGCAGTTGTCGTCGCCGCCTCAGCCACCTACGCATCACCCCATGTCTCACCACATGCCGAACCATCAAG GCATGGCGCCACAACAACACGCACTTCGTATGCAACAAATGTTGGGTGTAGCtcaacagcagcagcaacagcagcaacagcagcagcagcagcaacagcagcagcagcagcagcagcaacaacagcagcagcagcagcagcagcaacaacaacaacagcagcagcagcaacaacaacaacaacaaccacAAACTGGACAACAGCCCGGTCAACAGCAAGTCGTTTCTACTCctcagcaacagcaacagcaacaacagcagcaacagcaacaacaacagcaacagcaacaacaacaacagcaacaacaacaacaacagcagcaacaacagcagcagcaacaacaacagcagcagcagcagcagcaacagcaaG GTCAAGTTGTACCCGGAGGACAGGCAGGAGCGACTCCAGCATCAGCAGCAGTGCCAAATGCCGGTATTGGAGGAGCGAGCGGTCGCACGTACATATGGCAAGGtgtgctggagtgggttgaAAAAGGCAAAACTCCAAACGACCAACAGAAACTCACTCGTCAAGTGCCGTTTCAAGTATCTGCCAATTGTCGCAACGGAGAGCCCGAAAT CAAAGCTGATTCTTGGCCCTCTAAGTTGATAATGCAGATAATGCCCAAACAGCTCATCGGCAACATTGGCGGCCACTATCTGAAAGATTCAAAGTCGGTGCTGTTTCATCCGCAGCAGAACGAAGCTTTGGAATCGCTCACCAAAGTGATGGTCGGAGGCTTT GCTGGCTGTGTTCATTTCACTCCTGTGTCTCCGGCGTCGTGCGACATCAAAGTGCTCATCCTGTTGTACACTCCGGAGAAGAAGGCGTACTTGGGATTCATTCCGAACAATCAGGCGACTTTTGTCGATAGGTTAAAGAAGGTTATCCAGGAGCAAAAAATGACGCAAATGATGGCCAAACAAAGACag GGGACCGTTGGTACAGGTGCGCCTGGTTTGCAAGATACACCCACGTCCCAGCCGGAAACCTCTCTTTCG CAGGGTAATATTATGATGTCTCAAACGAACACGATGGCGATGGGAGGTGGCCAGTTGGCTCAATCCGGTGCTCCGCAGTTGCAGTCCAAGCTCACCGGTCAACTACAG GGTATGCAGGCTGGAGGTGCAGGTCGAGGCGCGGGAGCTCCCAGCGGTCCTCAGCCCGGAGCTCCGGGTCAACAGCAAAGATCTGGCTACGGCGCCCAGCACATAGAAGCTGCACGTCagcaaaatttggaaaaaattatgCAG CTTCAGCAAACCTTGGAAGCTGCTCAGCAGCAGGAAGCGCAGTATAAAAGTCAGATGGAAATAATTAACAACGTGCGACAAATCCAGGATAGTCTTCATGTCGCTCAGCAGCAAGAGCATCATTTCAAACAGATGGAG GCGCAGCTGATGCAGATGAGTCGAGCGGGCGGCGCTGCGAATCAGGGTACGGGCGCAATGGGGCAAAATCCCAGCCTCATGGTCCAAGGCCAGGTACCGATGAGTCAGAGCCAAGTGTCGATGGGGCAGAATCAAGTGGTGATGGGGCAGAGCCAAGTGGGAATCGGTCAGAACCAAGTGGGCATGGGGCAGAGCCAAGTGGGGATGGGTCAGAGTCAAGTCGGTATGGGACAGAATCAAGTGGGAATGGGGCAGAGCCAAGTGGGGATGGGGGGCCCGAATCAGGTCGGCATGGGCCAGGGGCAGGTGGGGATGGCGCAGAGTCAGGTCGGCATGGGCCAGGGTGCGATCGGTATGATGTCGCAGGGGCCGGGATCGGCGCCGGGACAGCAGCAGCAGGTGCCTACCG GTGGCTCCATGGGCAATGCACCCGGTAATCGAATGATGCGACCCGTGATGTCTAGCAATCCCGGACTGAGACATCTCTTGCAGCAG CAGCCGCAGTATCGTCCCGGAAGTGGTCTCGGCGGACAACGACCTCCTCAATCTCAACAATCTTCGCAGCCATTCGATGAGAATTCGTTCAATCTGTTCTAA
- the MED25 gene encoding mediator complex subunit 25 isoform X6: MVVCVPDSFQSEVIFVIEGTAINGAYLNDLKTSYIIPTLEYFKQGSAEGESNENGAAFGAVIYRASDCPPAPPVYSLGPYAAPQRLLAALDKLELIGGRGESHASIAEGLATALSCFDELAAMRGVGGAIEGSGADGASSPTGGSTGVVVPNRPCRHALLVASSPPYAMPAQECHPYAGNTAEQLAVMLHERGISLSILSPRKIPALFRLFEKAGGDLTASQTKNYAKDPRHLVLLKGFSLKERPLSPVPPMSGASSAVNLPSPQTIQQNVGDTLVSQQQQQQQQQQQQQQQMANANQMGVATVQITLGQSQANQMNRQMGVGPNQMGVGPNQMAMAPNQMGVNQNQMGQMGVGPNQMGVGPNQMNMGPNQMGVGPNQIAVGSNQMAMGPNQMGQMGPGGMMSQGMGQIQGVGMQFRPGQAQGMGMVMGRGMSPHLAGTPQQFSQGPPPVYHPTQQHQAAVRGPRWMGAAGGPRAAFPGATGAQPSALLSQLSSPPQPPTHHPMSHHMPNHQGMAPQQHALRMQQMLGVAQQQQQQQQQQQQQQQQQQQQQQQQQQQQQQQQQQQQQQQQQQQQPQTGQQPGQQQVVSTPQQQQQQQQQQQQQQQQQQQQQQQQQQQQQQQQQQQQQQQQQQQQQQGQVVPGGQAGATPASAAVPNAGIGGASGRTYIWQGVLEWVEKGKTPNDQQKLTRQVPFQVSANCRNGEPEIKADSWPSKLIMQIMPKQLIGNIGGHYLKDSKSVLFHPQQNEALESLTKVMVGGFAGCVHFTPVSPASCDIKVLILLYTPEKKAYLGFIPNNQATFVDRLKKVIQEQKMTQMMAKQRQGTVGTGAPGLQDTPTSQPETSLSQGNIMMSQTNTMAMGGGQLAQSGAPQLQSKLTGQLQGMQAGGAGRGAGAPSGPQPGAPGQQQRSGYGAQHIEAARQQNLEKIMQAQLMQMSRAGGAANQGTGAMGQNPSLMVQGQVPMSQSQVSMGQNQVVMGQSQVGIGQNQVGMGQSQVGMGQSQVGMGQNQVGMGQSQVGMGGPNQVGMGQGQVGMAQSQVGMGQGAIGMMSQGPGSAPGQQQQVPTGGSMGNAPGNRMMRPVMSSNPGLRHLLQQQPQYRPGSGLGGQRPPQSQQSSQPFDENSFNLF, translated from the exons ATGGTGGTCTGCGTGCCGGACTCGTTCCAATCGGAGGTCATCTTCGTGATTGAAGGTACTGCAATTAATGGGGCGTACCTCAACGATCTGAAGACAAGCTATATAATTCCCACGCTCGA ATACTTTAAGCAAGGTTCAGCTGAAGGGGAGAGCAATGAGAACGGAGCTGCCTTCGGAGCCGTCATATATCGAGCGTCGGATTGTCCTCCAGCTCCTCCCGTATATTCATTGGGTCCTTATGCGGCCCCCCAACGCTTGCTAGCTGCCCTAGACAAATTAGA GCTGATCGGAGGCCGTGGCGAGTCTCATGCGAGCATAGCTGAAGGTTTGGCGACGGCTTTGAGTTGTTTCGACGAATTGGCTGCGATGCGAGGAGTTGGCGGTGCTATCGAAGGTTCTGGAGCTGATGGGGCCTCATCGCCGACTGGTGGAAGCACCGGAGTCGTCGTGCCGAATAGACCTTGTCGGCACGCTCTGCTGGTTGCTAGTTCTCCCCCGTACGCCATGCCCGCTCAAGAATGTCATCCCTACGCTGGTAATACAGCCGAGCAGTTAGCCGTTATGCTGCACGAG AGGGGAATAAGCTTGTCTATTCTCTCGCCACGAAAAATTCCCGCACTCTTCCGTCTTTTCGAAAAAGCTGGCGGTGACTTGACGGCTTCGCAGACGAAAAACTATGCCAAAGATCCCCGACATTTAGTTTTGCTTAAAGGATTCAG TTTGAAAGAAAGACCGTTGAGTCCTGTGCCTCCAATGTCAGGAGCATCTTCAGCCGTCAATCTGCCGTCTCCACAGACGATACAACAGAACGTTGGAGACACATTGGTGTctcagcaacaacaacaacaacaacaacagcagcagcagcagcaacag ATGGCGAACGCCAATCAAATGGGTGTGGCGACCGTTCAGATAACCCTCGGACAGTCTCAAGCGAACCAGATGAACCGTCAGATGGGAGTGGGGCCGAACCAGATGGGCGTGGGGCCGAATCAGATGGCGATGGCGCCTAATCAGATGGGTgtgaatcaaaatcaaatggGCCAGATGGGAGTGGGGCCGAACCAGATGGGCGTGGGACCCAATCAGATGAACATGGGACCGAATCAGATGGGCGTCGGTCCCAATCAGATAGCCGTCGGCTCCAATCAAATGGCCATGGGGCCGAACCAAATGGGACAGATGGGTCCGGGTGGCATGATGTCGCAGGGCATGGGACAGATTCAAGGTGTCGGTATGCAATTCCGACCCGGTCAAGCTCAGG GTATGGGGATGGTGATGGGACGCGGGATGTCGCCACATTTAGCCGGAACCCCCCAGCAGTTCTCTCAGGGTCCGCCTCCTGTGTATCATCCGACGCAGCAGCATCAG GCTGCTGTGCGAGGTCCTCGATGGATGGGCGCGGCCGGGGGTCCCCGAGCTGCTTTTCCCGGTGCCACCGGCGCCCAGCCCAGCGCTCTGCTCTCGCAGTTGTCGTCGCCGCCTCAGCCACCTACGCATCACCCCATGTCTCACCACATGCCGAACCATCAAG GCATGGCGCCACAACAACACGCACTTCGTATGCAACAAATGTTGGGTGTAGCtcaacagcagcagcaacagcagcaacagcagcagcagcagcaacagcagcagcagcagcagcagcaacaacagcagcagcagcagcagcagcaacaacaacaacagcagcagcagcaacaacaacaacaacaaccacAAACTGGACAACAGCCCGGTCAACAGCAAGTCGTTTCTACTCctcagcaacagcaacagcaacaacagcagcaacagcaacaacaacagcaacagcaacaacaacaacagcaacaacaacaacaacagcagcaacaacagcagcagcaacaacaacagcagcagcagcagcagcaacagcaaG GTCAAGTTGTACCCGGAGGACAGGCAGGAGCGACTCCAGCATCAGCAGCAGTGCCAAATGCCGGTATTGGAGGAGCGAGCGGTCGCACGTACATATGGCAAGGtgtgctggagtgggttgaAAAAGGCAAAACTCCAAACGACCAACAGAAACTCACTCGTCAAGTGCCGTTTCAAGTATCTGCCAATTGTCGCAACGGAGAGCCCGAAAT CAAAGCTGATTCTTGGCCCTCTAAGTTGATAATGCAGATAATGCCCAAACAGCTCATCGGCAACATTGGCGGCCACTATCTGAAAGATTCAAAGTCGGTGCTGTTTCATCCGCAGCAGAACGAAGCTTTGGAATCGCTCACCAAAGTGATGGTCGGAGGCTTT GCTGGCTGTGTTCATTTCACTCCTGTGTCTCCGGCGTCGTGCGACATCAAAGTGCTCATCCTGTTGTACACTCCGGAGAAGAAGGCGTACTTGGGATTCATTCCGAACAATCAGGCGACTTTTGTCGATAGGTTAAAGAAGGTTATCCAGGAGCAAAAAATGACGCAAATGATGGCCAAACAAAGACag GGGACCGTTGGTACAGGTGCGCCTGGTTTGCAAGATACACCCACGTCCCAGCCGGAAACCTCTCTTTCG CAGGGTAATATTATGATGTCTCAAACGAACACGATGGCGATGGGAGGTGGCCAGTTGGCTCAATCCGGTGCTCCGCAGTTGCAGTCCAAGCTCACCGGTCAACTACAG GGTATGCAGGCTGGAGGTGCAGGTCGAGGCGCGGGAGCTCCCAGCGGTCCTCAGCCCGGAGCTCCGGGTCAACAGCAAAGATCTGGCTACGGCGCCCAGCACATAGAAGCTGCACGTCagcaaaatttggaaaaaattatgCAG GCGCAGCTGATGCAGATGAGTCGAGCGGGCGGCGCTGCGAATCAGGGTACGGGCGCAATGGGGCAAAATCCCAGCCTCATGGTCCAAGGCCAGGTACCGATGAGTCAGAGCCAAGTGTCGATGGGGCAGAATCAAGTGGTGATGGGGCAGAGCCAAGTGGGAATCGGTCAGAACCAAGTGGGCATGGGGCAGAGCCAAGTGGGGATGGGTCAGAGTCAAGTCGGTATGGGACAGAATCAAGTGGGAATGGGGCAGAGCCAAGTGGGGATGGGGGGCCCGAATCAGGTCGGCATGGGCCAGGGGCAGGTGGGGATGGCGCAGAGTCAGGTCGGCATGGGCCAGGGTGCGATCGGTATGATGTCGCAGGGGCCGGGATCGGCGCCGGGACAGCAGCAGCAGGTGCCTACCG GTGGCTCCATGGGCAATGCACCCGGTAATCGAATGATGCGACCCGTGATGTCTAGCAATCCCGGACTGAGACATCTCTTGCAGCAG CAGCCGCAGTATCGTCCCGGAAGTGGTCTCGGCGGACAACGACCTCCTCAATCTCAACAATCTTCGCAGCCATTCGATGAGAATTCGTTCAATCTGTTCTAA